DNA sequence from the Novipirellula aureliae genome:
CTGCTTGCCGTTGATGGGCTTGCCCATCAACGGCTGCTTTGAACGAGATTCAAAAAGCGTCGCCCATCCTAACGTCGTACACCTCCCGCGGTGTGCGACGTTTTTTTGCGTCTAAACCGTCGAACGTTCATGAATCATTCGCCATCCGATTCGCCTCAGAACGTCAACCGACTGATTGGGCTTGTACTGTGCATCTTCGCGACTGCGGTCTGTATCGCTTATGCATTCTTTCGAGCTTCATTGCCCGATTGGTGGCGGCATCATGGCGGCGGAATTCCTTACGTGGTGTTTTGGATCACGTTTTTGATCATGTTTTTTCCTAGTCGAAAGACCATCTTGCCGATTTGCATTGGTGCGACTTTGGTTACTTGCGCTTTGGAATTCATGCAGCTTTGGAAACCGGATTGGTTAGCACACTTCCGCGCGACACGGTTTGGCGCGGCGCTGTTGGGTAGCGAGTTTGTTTGGAATGACATACCGCCGTATGTACTGGGTGGCGTCATCGGATTTTTCGTGCTGTGGTTCGCCGTGCGCCGTCGCTAAACAGCCCTTCGCAATCAGCGGACTGATGTCTTTATTCAATTTCCCCGAAACTGGGGCACGTCGCACGCATAAAGGCACGCACAAAGGGACACGCACGCACAAAGGGAGGCACGCACACACATAAAGGGACACACACATAAAGGGACAGAGCATGACACGCACGCATAAAGGGACACATCACGCATAAAGGGACAGAGCATGACACGCACGCATAAAGAGACACATCACGCATAAAGGGACAGAGCATGATTCTGGCGAATCACGCACACGCATAAAGGGACAGAGCATGATTCTGGCGAATCACGCATAAAGGGACAGAGCATGATTCTGGCGGATTTGCCTTTTCCCTAACCCGGATTATTCACGAGCGTTCTGATTTGAGAACGTTTGAAAAGAATTTGGGTGATACACGCATCAAGGGACAGAGCATAATCACGCATAAAGGGACAGAGCATGATTCTGGCGGATTTGCCTTTTCCCTAACCCGGATTATTCACGAGCGTTCTGATTTGAGAACGTTTGAAAAGAATTTGGGTGATACACGCATCAAGGTACACGCATCAAGGTACACGCATCAAGGTACACGCATCAAGGTACACGCATCAAGGTACACGCATCAAGGTACACGCATCAAGACTTCGGAGCCTGATTTGCCCAGCAGTTCGAAGACAACGTCTTCGGCGAGTCCGCCTGCTGCATCCACGCCGTCAGCAAACGCGGTGGGTGTGGCCGTTCCGTCGGTCGAGTTGTAGGCGGTCATCGTGTCGGCATCATCCGCTTCCGCTTCGTAAGTGCCTTCACTGTTGATCGCACTGACGATGTCGGCAACATTGACATCCGTTCCGCCTTCAATTGTAACGGTGATGTTGCCATCGCTGTCGACGGCGGCGGACGGCGCTCCGGTACCGGTTGTATCGAGAGTAATCGTTGCCGCGTTCGCATCCGCACCGGTTTGTTTTGCGGACAAAGTGATCGTCGACGTCGGTGTTCCTGCTGCGGAGCCACCTGAAAACGCGGTTTGCGTCGCCGTCGCGGTATCACCATCGAATGCCGCCAATCCGCCGGAGGTGTCGATCGTTGCCGCGTAGGTGCCTTCGTTATCGATCGCTGTCTTGATGTCAGCAAAATCGACGGAATCGGTGTCTTCGACTTCAATCGTAATGTTACCATCGGAATCGACGACGGCCGTTGGTGTGGTAACACCATCAACCTGACTGAAGGTGATCGTTGCACCATTGGCATCCGTCCCATTGGCGACGGCTTCGAGCGAGATCGATGCGGTCACTGTTGCAGCGTCTTCACCATTGGCGAAGTCTGTCTCGGTTCCCGAATCACTCGCACCGGTGAAGTCGGTCAAGCCGGTACCGTTCGTTGTGGAAGCGACGGTGTAACCTTCATTTTCGATTGCCGAGACGATGTCGGCAATCGCCGTAGCAGCCGTATCATCGACGGTCACCGTCAAGTTACCACTGCCGTCGACAGCCGCAGTCGGGGTGGTTCCATGACCGTTTGCTTCGACAAAGGTAATCGTTTTGCCGTCCCCAGCGGTACCGACCAAATCGGACGTGATGTCCAAGGTCACGCCGTTGCCCGAGCCATCATCGAGGACAATGCTACCGACAGCGTTCACATCCGGATTGTCTTGCGAAAAGTTGATCGCAGCGGTTGCTTTCGCATCGACGGTCGCAGCGCCCGTCAGTTCAAGGGAACCGGTCGACTTGACAGCAGCCGTCGCGGCTGGGATGTCGGCAACCGTAATCTGTGCTTGCTCCGCAGCAGCGGTAACCGAAACGGAAACCTTTAAGGAGCCGCTTGGTCCCAAGTTGGCTTGGTCGACCTGCAAATTTGCAACTTTGTCATAGTTGGTGCCCGCCGTGGTCAAGAAGTCGAGTCCCCCATCAAGCAGTTTTCGACCTTGGAAGGTGGTCGTTTGGGCGATTCGGTTTATCGCTTCGAGGGAGCTGTCGATTTGCAGTTGGTTCGCTGCAATTTCATTATCGCTTAATGCACCTGTGTTAGCCGCTTCAACGACCAAACCGCGCACGTCGCCCAAGAGGGAACTGACCTGACCCAGTGCAGTATCCGCGGTGGTGATGATCTGGTTGGCTCGGTTCGTGTTACTGATCGCTTTGTTGAAGCTCGTTATTTCACTTCGCAGTGCTTCACTGGCGATCAAACCGGCGGGGTCATCCTTACCGCTGTTGATGCGAAGACCGGTGCTTAGGCGAGTCATCGCTTCTTGCAAGTCATTGTTACTTCGCATCAAGCGGTTTTGTGCAACAAGTGAGGATACGTTGGTGTTAATTCTGGTCATGGCTATAAACCCCTGTGTTAATGTGCGGCGAATCGCTTACTGGTTTTGGATCCGGCCGCGACGGACCGGCGAAATAGACGCTGCCCGAAATTTGCGACCGAACGTCGATCGCGGAAAGTGTTAGGAAGGCTTATTCGTCTGTATTAACATCGGTCACAAACTAGAGCGAAACCGACAAATGCGTGTTAATTTGTCCCGGTTCTTTCGTTCTGGGGTCAGAATATCTGCAAAACCGGCATATCTAGAAGACACTTCCTGTTTTGCGTATTTATCCAAGTGTTAAATCTTGATTTGCTTACAGAAATACAGCGAATTCTGACCGTCGTTTCATTGCGATTATCGCCTTTCCGCAATATCGAAGTGTATGGGGTGCTGTTCAATGGCACCCCTTTCAAGAAGACGATCCCGTTCTTGGGATTGGCCATTGAGGGCGGGGAAGAGCCAACCGGCTTGCGCGCTACTTGATTAGCGCTACTTGATTAGCGGCTGTAACAATTGACGTTGCGTGACAACGCTTCGCATGTCACCGTTTTCGTCATATAAGACGGCAACGTCGGTCGCGGCATCGAAGAGACGGAGCAGAATTCGTAAATGCCGATCGCCCACTCGACCTCGAATCACCGGTCGGATGTCGATCACCGGCTCCGCCAACGATAAATCCGCAAAGCGGACATAGCCAATAATACGACCTTGCCGTTCAACCAAGACGATCGGGTGGTTCCGCCTTCTTGCCTGATGTCGGGCCGCTTTCAAATCGACGGGAGAATCAACGATCGCCAATCGGTTTGGTGCGACGCCAAATGAAACGGCCGGTAGGTTGCCGACCTCGAAAAGGTTTTGTGCCAACACTCTTTGCCCGGCAGACAAAATCCCCGCTGCATGGCCATCGCGAAGCACTTGATCCAATTCACCGCGCGCCATCACTAAACGGACGCGGAAAGGCGTTTCGCCGGTAATCCAGCGTAGCAAGTTGCCAAGTAGTCCTAGAACTACCGTGATCGGGGCAAAGAAGAGAGTCGCCAACAACAATGCAGGCCGCACCGCGTTCAACATGCGATAGGGTGCATGAAAAAACAAGTACTTCGGTAACAACTCGCCGAGTACAAACACGAAGGGAGTTAACAAAATGGGGCCGATGATCTCAGCGATCGAGTCAGCTCCGAACAGTAGAACCGCGATCGAAACGATCGAAAAAGAAACCAAATAATTCGCGACATTGTTGCCAACGAGCATCGTTGCCACAAAGATTGCGGGATGGTTGAGCAACCATACGATGGCACGCGCCATCCGCGATCCGCTAAGCCCGTCGAGCACTAAACGAGTCCTCGAGACTCGGTACAGCCCCGTTTCACTGCCGCTAAAAAAGGCACTTAGCATCATGCCAACGACGAATGTGATGATCGCAATGGTCATCCTTTGAACTCCTCCGCCGCAGCCGTTTCACCGGCTTTGACTTCCACCCAAACGCCGCTATCTACCGCTTCGACGACTTGGAGTTCAAATCGATCAAGCGGTGCACGGTCGCCCACTCGCGGCAAACGCTCGTTGTGACGTTGGATCAAACCAGCAACGGTCGTGACCCCTTCTTCTCGGCTTTCGATTCCAAGACGCTTGGCGAGGGCGCGCGCACTAACCGTCCCGTAAACCCGATAGTGATCGGGGGCGAGTTCTTGAAAAGACGCTTCTCCCAGCACTTCGTTGTCGAAATCGTGTCGCGCTGCAAAGGCTCTCGATAGAATGTCATCAATCGCAACCGTTCCGAGTGCTTCACCGAATTCGTTGACCACGACGGCGACGCTGCGGTCTTCTTGATTGAGTTGATCGAGCACCTGTGCGGTCCTCGCTGACCAAGGAACGTAGATCACGGGCTCCATCGAACCGACCCAATCATCCATTTGACTCGGCCGTAACAGCCGAATCGGAACGGAACCGGTAATGAGATCGCCGTCGGAATCGGTGACCATCAAATAGCCGCCTGGTGGATATTCGGTAAGTGACGTCTTTCCCAAATCATCGACCCGGCAAAGTTGCAACCTACTTCGAAGTCGCATCAGTTCCCCGATTCGCATTTCAGCCATCTCGACAAGTCCCTGCAACACGAGTCGCTCTCGCTGCAGCAGTGCGGCGTCGTCGGTGCCCAATTCAATTGCCCGTTCAATATCAGCCAAATCAATCTCGGGTTCCGGCTGAAACGATGGCCAAAGCAGACGGCTGACGGCCAAATTGGTCGTCCGCACCAAAGGAAGAACCGGACTGACAATCTTGACCGCGACGCTGAGTGGAGCCGAAACGATTAGGCAGATTCGCGTTGGCGAAAGTACCGCGATACTCTTTGGCAACATTTCGCTAAAGAAAATGAGCATCATCACGCTGGCAAATGTAAACCCGATCGCAACCGAGGGGCCCGCCGTCGGGTGTTCCCGAAACTTTCCTCCGACAATCGAGGCAATGGCAAAGTAAATGATGTTTATCAGCAGATTCCAAAACAAGATCGCAGAAAGCAAGCGATCGGTATCGGACAACAAACTCGCCGCGATACGTCCAGGAACGCCACGACGCCTCAGACGCTCTCGTTCACGAGGCGGTAGTGAAAAATAAGCGGCCTCGCTGCCACTAAACAAGGCACTCATGCCCATGAGTAACGCCATTGCTAGTAGCAAAATCCACACATCGGCCAGCGCACTCAAGCGGAATCTCCTGCCCCACCACGGTCTTTTTCAAGCGATACATCAAACTCGCTTAACGCCGGGATCATCATCGCCGCAATCGTAAAGCCGTAGCCGACGACCAATGGAAAGACGACAAGCAAATGATCGGTTTGCAGCAGGAATTGCGTGATCGCATAGAATGTGATGAGCGGCAACAAAAACGAGGCGGAAAAGATCGCAGACGACGGATTTCGCCAACCAAGTGACGCGAACAATGCCGCACCACCACCAAGAATCATTACCAAGAACGGCGCGAGCTGTAGTTGAAATGCACCTCGAAAACTGACCATGATCGTCATGCATATCGCGATCCCAACGCACAAGAAAAATACCGTCCCGAGACTGGCCAACGTCGCGGTTCGGCCTGCAACATAGTTGAGCCCAGAATGGATCCCAAGCATCGTGACGAAAAGATACAAGACGATCGCACCGACAAACAGGTACGTCGCATTTTCAGCTGATATGACGTTTGCATAGGCCATGTACCCAACTAGCAACAGTGGCAAAATGATCATCTCTTTGGCGACGTAGAGCACCCCCAGTAGCTTTCCAAACACGAACTCACGTGGCGAAATGTCCGTTACCAGCAAAAGATCCAATGCCAATCCATCCCGCTCGCCCGTGACCGCATTGACGGCCAAGGCGTTGACGAGCACCAAACTGATCACGCCGAGCAATGCCAACGGCAACGTCGCGGCTGGCAATGCACGTCCGACTCGGCCTGCCGGTTCGAAGGCAACCCCACTTTGAACTTGAAAAAAAACCGTGGCGGTCGTTAGTAAAAAGAGAATGACAAATGCCGTACGAATCATCACGACTTTGCGTCCATAGGCCCACGTGCAGATTTCTCGCCAGAGGATGGGATTCTTCCAAACATGCTTTGGCTGACGAACCTTCCAACTCGCTGGCTCTCCCTGTTCCGATGCTTCGCTTTGTAATTGAGTTTGGCGAAGTTCACGCGACGGGTTCCAAACACGAACTTTGGCGATGCCAAATGCGATTACGACTACCGACAAAACAACGGACATCACCACAAACGACTGAACGCCAGTCGCGGTTTGGTTGGACAAACTTGCCAACGGAGACGAGGCCGCGAACAAAGCACGTGGGGGGCTAAACGCCAATGAGATCGTTTCGGGAACCGTTCCCAAAAGCGTTATCCATTCACCAAAGGCCAAGTACATTAAAAGTAACAGTACCGTCAATGCGATGGCTTGAAACGTTTTCTCACGCCACAAACCAACCACCGTCCCGACACTGGCGGCAAACAAGATGGCAGCCGCGGTCACGATGAAGACCCCCAACACCTGCTCGGGGGATACCCCACCCATCAAGGGCAGTACCAAAAAGAGAGGTAACGCCGCCAATAGCATCGCCAGGGGGTTCAGCAAACTGGCTGTTAATTTCCCTGCGACGACCTCAAACCCGCTCAGCCGAGTCATCAAGAGTAAGATTAAGGTGCGGCGATCTTTTTCCTGGGCCACACTGCTGGCCGCGCCAACCGCCGCCAGACTAGCGAGTACCAACAATTGAAGCGGTGACAACAATGCAAACATCCATCCGCCAAAACGAGCGGAATCGGATGTCGCCAATAGCGATCGAGAACCGTCAAGTACCAAATAGCCGGTACACAACAACAGAAACAGAACCAGAACATAAACCGCTCGGCTGAGATAGGTTTTTGGACGCAAAGGCACGACCGATGCTTCGCGATTAAATACGGGGCCAAACATGAGTGGGCTAGCGTGGGAAAAGGAAAAATGAAAATCCGAGGAGCTTAGATTACCAAACCGTGGCCGCTTGGGTGAGCCCTACGACCGTCATCGCCGGAAAATCTAAATCAATTTGCAATCGAACCAGCCTGTTTCCGCAACGATTTTTTCGCTTGATACCATCTCTACGCTGTGCGGCGCACTATGGTTTTGATGTCCGAGCGGACTTTGAAGCCATCGATGGAACAGATCACGAGCAATACCATGACCAAGCAATCTGCACGAAATGCCGTCCTGTCATTCCTGACGGAAGAAGACGCTACGACTGCGGTCGAGTATGCCGTCATGCTGGCGCTCATTGTTCTTGCTTGTATTGGAAGCGTGGGAGTGCTGTCAGACAGGACAAGCGCGAGCTTTGACGATTCAGCCGACGCGATCACGGGCGCATTTGGCAGCTGATACCATGAATTGGAAATCGCTCCCCTCTCTGTCGACTCGAAAATACCTGATTGCCGACCCCTATGTCCAAGGAGCGATTCTGCGGCGAGTCGCCCTGTATGCAATGGCAGCGTTCGCCTACTACGTCGTTGTGATCTTTTTTTCGGTTTACATCTCGGACAATCAGACACCGCCTTCCGAACGCCTACTGACCTTTATCGATGATGCAATCACCTGGTTGCCAGGCCTGTTGGTGCTTGGCCCAATCGCCGCCTACGATCTGCTAACGATGACCAATCGCTTCGCAGGACCGATTTGTCGCTTGCGGCGGGAAATGCGTTTACTGATTGACAATCAAAGCGCCTCCGAACTGCACTTTCGAGAACACGATCATTGGAGCGACGTCGCAGAGGTCTACAATGAACTCCGCAAAGAAGTGATCGACCTTCGCCAAGAGGTCGCCAATCGTCACAGCGAACCGCCAACCTCCTAGTGCTGCGTCTAGATCAAAAGTCAGGCTCCACCGAAGAATCCGTGGATAGAAGAATCCGTGGATAGTTGCACCATCGACCCACTAGCCCAGAGAGGCCAAAAATCAGGGTTGGTCGTCCACTACCCTAAACGAGACCTGACGCACCCCCTCGTGGCTCTACCGTGGCTCTACCGTGGCTCTACCGTGGCTCTACGTGGCTCTACCGTGGCTCTACCGTGAATCGAATGACTAATGACCAATCACAAAGCCACCAGTGGTGGACCAGAAAGATATCAGCATTACG
Encoded proteins:
- a CDS encoding CNNM domain-containing protein; translation: MTIAIITFVVGMMLSAFFSGSETGLYRVSRTRLVLDGLSGSRMARAIVWLLNHPAIFVATMLVGNNVANYLVSFSIVSIAVLLFGADSIAEIIGPILLTPFVFVLGELLPKYLFFHAPYRMLNAVRPALLLATLFFAPITVVLGLLGNLLRWITGETPFRVRLVMARGELDQVLRDGHAAGILSAGQRVLAQNLFEVGNLPAVSFGVAPNRLAIVDSPVDLKAARHQARRRNHPIVLVERQGRIIGYVRFADLSLAEPVIDIRPVIRGRVGDRHLRILLRLFDAATDVAVLYDENGDMRSVVTQRQLLQPLIK
- a CDS encoding CNNM domain-containing protein, yielding MSALADVWILLLAMALLMGMSALFSGSEAAYFSLPPRERERLRRRGVPGRIAASLLSDTDRLLSAILFWNLLINIIYFAIASIVGGKFREHPTAGPSVAIGFTFASVMMLIFFSEMLPKSIAVLSPTRICLIVSAPLSVAVKIVSPVLPLVRTTNLAVSRLLWPSFQPEPEIDLADIERAIELGTDDAALLQRERLVLQGLVEMAEMRIGELMRLRSRLQLCRVDDLGKTSLTEYPPGGYLMVTDSDGDLITGSVPIRLLRPSQMDDWVGSMEPVIYVPWSARTAQVLDQLNQEDRSVAVVVNEFGEALGTVAIDDILSRAFAARHDFDNEVLGEASFQELAPDHYRVYGTVSARALAKRLGIESREEGVTTVAGLIQRHNERLPRVGDRAPLDRFELQVVEAVDSGVWVEVKAGETAAAEEFKG
- a CDS encoding flagellin N-terminal helical domain-containing protein, with the protein product MTRINTNVSSLVAQNRLMRSNNDLQEAMTRLSTGLRINSGKDDPAGLIASEALRSEITSFNKAISNTNRANQIITTADTALGQVSSLLGDVRGLVVEAANTGALSDNEIAANQLQIDSSLEAINRIAQTTTFQGRKLLDGGLDFLTTAGTNYDKVANLQVDQANLGPSGSLKVSVSVTAAAEQAQITVADIPAATAAVKSTGSLELTGAATVDAKATAAINFSQDNPDVNAVGSIVLDDGSGNGVTLDITSDLVGTAGDGKTITFVEANGHGTTPTAAVDGSGNLTVTVDDTAATAIADIVSAIENEGYTVASTTNGTGLTDFTGASDSGTETDFANGEDAATVTASISLEAVANGTDANGATITFSQVDGVTTPTAVVDSDGNITIEVEDTDSVDFADIKTAIDNEGTYAATIDTSGGLAAFDGDTATATQTAFSGGSAAGTPTSTITLSAKQTGADANAATITLDTTGTGAPSAAVDSDGNITVTIEGGTDVNVADIVSAINSEGTYEAEADDADTMTAYNSTDGTATPTAFADGVDAAGGLAEDVVFELLGKSGSEVLMRVP
- a CDS encoding ribosomal maturation YjgA family protein, which produces MNHSPSDSPQNVNRLIGLVLCIFATAVCIAYAFFRASLPDWWRHHGGGIPYVVFWITFLIMFFPSRKTILPICIGATLVTCALEFMQLWKPDWLAHFRATRFGAALLGSEFVWNDIPPYVLGGVIGFFVLWFAVRRR
- a CDS encoding Flp family type IVb pilin, which codes for MTKQSARNAVLSFLTEEDATTAVEYAVMLALIVLACIGSVGVLSDRTSASFDDSADAITGAFGS